From the genome of Terriglobales bacterium, one region includes:
- a CDS encoding response regulator: MNLGKKHVLIADSDERALIALEHLLEDEGFDTTTAWSTSETVDLLEKKSFDLMLVADHPPELNCEAVLRKAKSEGRHVPLLVLENKPRHPFAEPYLMTLGARKIVHKWKAEEVKKAVTGTLNSSRGISVAGSEKVA, from the coding sequence ATGAATCTAGGCAAGAAGCACGTATTGATCGCCGATTCGGACGAACGGGCTCTTATCGCTTTGGAGCACCTGCTCGAAGACGAAGGATTCGACACCACGACAGCGTGGAGCACGAGCGAGACCGTAGATCTGCTGGAGAAGAAGAGCTTCGATTTGATGTTGGTGGCGGATCATCCACCGGAGTTGAATTGCGAAGCGGTTCTCCGGAAAGCTAAGTCGGAAGGAAGGCATGTTCCCCTGTTGGTGTTGGAGAACAAACCACGCCATCCATTTGCGGAGCCGTACCTGATGACACTTGGGGCACGCAAGATCGTGCACAAGTGGAAGGCGGAAGAAGTGAAGAAGGCCGTAACAGGAACCCTGAATTCCAGTCGCGGCATATCGGTTGCTGGTAGCGAGAAAGTGGCGTAA
- a CDS encoding NADH:flavin oxidoreductase/NADH oxidase, with protein sequence MSHLFEPLTIRGVTLRNRIIVSPMCQYSSEDGFANDWHFVHLGSRAVGGAGLILTEAIAVTPEGRISPEDLGIWKDDHIPALSRIVQFLKQHGSVAGVQLAHAGRKASTAAPWKGGKPVSVEQGGWSPIYAPSPVAFSDGYQTPHELTAAELEELTRAFVAATRRALSAGFEVIELHAAHGYLLHEFLSPLTNKRTDQYGGSFDNRIRLLCEIAAAVRAVCPEKMPLLVRISATDYAEGGWDIEQSIELARRLKSIGVDLVDCSSGGLIPHVRIPTGPGYQTQFAERIRREAAIMTNAVGLITSPHQADHIIRSGQADAVMLAREFLRDPYWPLHAARVLGQPIQWPPQYERASN encoded by the coding sequence ATGTCTCACCTGTTCGAACCACTGACGATTCGTGGCGTTACCCTACGCAACCGCATCATTGTCTCGCCCATGTGCCAGTACTCAAGCGAGGATGGTTTTGCTAACGACTGGCATTTCGTTCACCTGGGAAGCCGAGCCGTTGGCGGTGCTGGACTCATCCTCACCGAAGCCATCGCTGTTACGCCGGAAGGCCGTATCAGTCCAGAGGATCTGGGCATTTGGAAGGATGACCACATCCCTGCTCTCTCGCGCATTGTCCAATTCCTGAAGCAGCATGGATCTGTAGCTGGCGTTCAACTGGCGCATGCAGGCCGAAAGGCGAGCACCGCGGCGCCCTGGAAAGGCGGCAAGCCCGTTTCAGTGGAACAGGGCGGATGGTCGCCCATTTATGCCCCGAGTCCAGTCGCATTCTCGGACGGCTATCAGACTCCTCACGAGCTAACCGCAGCCGAGCTTGAGGAACTTACACGTGCCTTCGTCGCCGCCACCAGACGGGCGCTCTCAGCAGGGTTCGAGGTCATCGAACTTCATGCGGCCCACGGCTATCTCCTGCACGAGTTCCTTTCGCCCCTAACGAACAAGCGTACCGACCAATATGGCGGCTCCTTCGACAATCGCATTCGCCTGTTGTGTGAAATCGCTGCTGCTGTTCGCGCCGTATGCCCCGAAAAGATGCCGCTTCTCGTTCGAATCTCCGCGACTGATTACGCCGAGGGAGGATGGGACATCGAGCAATCGATTGAACTCGCGCGTCGGCTCAAGTCCATCGGCGTCGATCTTGTGGACTGCTCTTCGGGCGGTCTCATTCCTCACGTAAGGATCCCCACCGGCCCCGGATATCAAACGCAATTTGCGGAACGGATTCGTCGCGAAGCTGCCATCATGACCAATGCCGTTGGCTTGATCACGTCTCCTCATCAGGCGGATCACATTATCCGCAGCGGACAGGCGGACGCCGTCATGCTTGCTCGTGAATTTTTGCGGGATCCGTACTGGCCACTGCATGCGGCCCGGGTTCTGGGACAACCAATCCAGTGGCCGCCTCAATACGAGAGAGCTAGCAACTAG